In Cydia pomonella isolate Wapato2018A chromosome 1, ilCydPomo1, whole genome shotgun sequence, one genomic interval encodes:
- the LOC133525824 gene encoding uncharacterized protein LOC133525824: MNLSPNCLCLVICVLIHVTNEEMTTGTDTLNKAKITDTINKINDPNLKENINIDEKKEHQTGSTQFDMKDFKVNKLKSHHFEDEDTADCLANVDPAKIEAVKKSIRNNDGRVEYVPADPQHVNDEDIKIINCLKREVKAQITQTTNSEIKKINKEATDATVKKINLSTVEEENTPNQKPGRRDTEYQFEPLDYYDDEMVFDNTTCPDKVEVIELQLGEVKNYDLECSMITHWTGLSDADQMYR, translated from the coding sequence ATGAATTTATCACCGAACTGTTTATGTCTAGTGATATGCGTATTGATACATGTAACCAATGAAGAAATGACAACTGGGACGGACACTCTAAACAAagctaaaataacggacacaattaacaaaataaatgatccaaatttaaaagaaaatattaacattGATGAAAAAAAGGAACATCAAACAGGATCAACACAATTTGATATGAAAGATTTCAAGGTCAATAAATTGAAAAGTCACCATTTCGAGGATGAAGATACTGCAGATTGCTTAGCTAACGTGGATCCAGCGAAGATAGAAGCAGTTAAAAAGAGTATTAGAAACAACGATGGTAGAGTTGAATATGTACCTGCTGATCCTCAACACGTTAATGATGaagatatcaaaataataaattgtctTAAAAGAGAAGTTAAAGCTCAAATCACTCAAACAACAAAtagtgaaattaaaaagatCAATAAAGAAGCAACAGATGCTAcagttaagaaaataaatttaagtactGTAGAAGAAGAAAATACACCAAATCAAAAACCAGGTAGAAGAGATACAGAATACCAATTTGAACCGCTGGACTATTATGACGATGAAATGGTATTTGACAACACAACTTGCCCTGACAAGGTGGAGGTTATAGAGCTACAACTGGGCGAAGTGAAGAATTATGACCTGGAGTGTAGTATGATCACGCATTGGACAGGTTTATCTGATGCTGATCAGATGTATCGATAG